A single genomic interval of Flavobacteriales bacterium harbors:
- a CDS encoding PKD domain-containing protein: MMFRLLAAALLSAPLVAQAGPCDSLSADFQFTAQGTTVIFTPNVFDNTWGYHWEFGDGSSDWSPISTHIYPGPTVFQACLTVWTWDPLAQDSCFATSCQIIDLTAGNPCAQLQAGFFANTFPQGAQFSNATTGTGLSTTWNWDFGDGSTSSDPQPLHNYALPGTYTVCLTAISIYQQPGGGVFTCVDTICEPVTVPAGGGCDSTYVATFTVLVTGSAASFSGASTLPTIGWLWDFGDGTTGGGQNTQHVFPGPGAYYTCLSAWYWEPLAQDTCWASYCQWVSIASTTACDSLFAVDFVWTGVGTAIAVQNSTQANGPILSVTWDFGDGTVATGGSAAHTYAAPGTYPVCMTVVGLDPWSQDSCIVTHCENVLVGGLAIGDPAEGAMPTLMPQPFTERLVVAGISGTRAVVELVDGMGRIVLRGVGMSGSGLELNTSGLAPGAYTVLITVDGHTWRSRALKAWR; encoded by the coding sequence ATGATGTTCCGCCTCCTCGCCGCCGCCCTTCTATCAGCGCCCCTCGTTGCCCAGGCCGGTCCCTGTGACAGCCTCAGCGCCGACTTCCAGTTCACCGCCCAGGGCACCACCGTCATCTTCACCCCCAACGTCTTCGACAACACCTGGGGATACCACTGGGAGTTCGGCGATGGCTCCAGCGACTGGTCGCCCATCTCCACCCACATCTACCCGGGGCCCACCGTCTTCCAGGCCTGCCTTACGGTGTGGACCTGGGACCCCCTGGCCCAGGACAGCTGCTTCGCCACTTCCTGCCAGATCATCGACCTCACCGCCGGCAACCCCTGCGCCCAGCTCCAGGCCGGTTTCTTCGCCAACACCTTCCCACAGGGCGCCCAGTTCTCCAACGCCACCACCGGCACCGGCCTCTCCACCACCTGGAACTGGGACTTCGGCGACGGCAGCACCTCCAGCGACCCGCAGCCCTTGCACAATTATGCCCTGCCCGGCACCTACACCGTCTGCCTCACGGCCATCAGCATCTACCAGCAACCCGGAGGAGGGGTCTTCACCTGCGTGGACACCATCTGTGAGCCCGTGACCGTGCCGGCAGGCGGGGGGTGTGACAGCACGTATGTGGCGACCTTCACGGTCCTTGTGACAGGAAGCGCGGCGTCCTTCTCCGGGGCCAGCACCCTGCCAACCATCGGGTGGCTTTGGGACTTCGGGGATGGGACCACCGGAGGGGGGCAGAACACGCAGCATGTCTTTCCCGGGCCCGGCGCGTACTATACCTGCCTGTCCGCTTGGTATTGGGAGCCCCTGGCGCAGGACACCTGCTGGGCCTCGTATTGCCAATGGGTCAGTATCGCCTCCACCACGGCGTGCGACAGCCTGTTCGCGGTGGACTTTGTCTGGACCGGTGTGGGCACGGCGATCGCGGTACAGAACAGCACCCAGGCCAACGGACCCATCCTGTCGGTGACCTGGGACTTCGGCGATGGCACCGTGGCCACGGGCGGTTCGGCGGCGCATACGTACGCGGCCCCGGGCACCTACCCGGTATGCATGACCGTGGTGGGTCTGGACCCCTGGTCGCAGGACAGCTGCATCGTGACCCATTGCGAGAACGTGCTCGTGGGGGGCCTGGCGATCGGTGATCCCGCGGAGGGTGCGATGCCGACCTTGATGCCACAACCGTTCACCGAACGACTGGTGGTGGCCGGGATCTCAGGCACCCGTGCGGTGGTGGAACTGGTGGATGGCATGGGGCGGATCGTGCTGCGTGGGGTGGGGATGTCGGGTTCCGGACTTGAGCTGAACACCAGCGGGCTTGCTCCCGGGGCCTACACCGTACTGATCACGGTCGATGGCCATACGTGGCGGTCGCGTGCGCTGAAGGCATGGCGTTGA
- a CDS encoding universal stress protein has protein sequence MSTRKTILVPTDFTKVADCAMNHALKLAERVDAGVTLLHIVDKAAHADEARTKLDMEAKRATQWRTSVKVETLVRVGSVYEDIGEAAAEIGAAMIIMGTHGMRGMQFITGSRALRVITNSTVPFIVVQERNIKSDGYRDIVVPLDLHKESRHKLSMVADMARYFNSKVHVVVPKESDEFLHNQLHNHIRFAGQFLRERGIEHEAHILPEDSDDFVKGVIRYAVKVDADLIAIVNMLQNSLFGVLGVPNEQEIITNEPMIPVMCMNPLNNTTSDMPIWGP, from the coding sequence ATGAGCACGCGCAAGACCATCCTGGTCCCCACGGACTTCACCAAAGTGGCCGACTGTGCCATGAACCACGCGCTGAAACTGGCTGAGCGGGTGGATGCCGGAGTGACGCTGTTGCACATCGTGGACAAGGCCGCCCACGCCGATGAGGCCCGGACCAAGCTGGACATGGAGGCCAAGCGCGCCACGCAATGGCGCACCTCCGTGAAGGTGGAGACCCTCGTGCGCGTGGGCAGCGTGTATGAGGACATCGGCGAGGCCGCCGCGGAGATCGGGGCCGCGATGATCATCATGGGCACTCATGGCATGCGCGGCATGCAGTTCATCACCGGAAGCCGGGCGTTGCGGGTGATCACCAACAGCACCGTGCCCTTCATCGTGGTGCAGGAGCGCAACATCAAGTCGGACGGCTACCGGGACATCGTGGTTCCCCTGGACCTGCACAAGGAGAGCCGCCATAAGCTGAGCATGGTGGCCGATATGGCCAGGTACTTCAACAGCAAGGTGCATGTGGTCGTGCCCAAGGAGAGCGACGAGTTCCTGCACAATCAGCTGCACAATCACATCCGCTTCGCCGGCCAGTTCCTGCGCGAGCGGGGCATCGAGCACGAGGCGCACATCCTTCCGGAGGACAGCGATGATTTCGTCAAGGGGGTGATCCGCTACGCGGTGAAGGTGGACGCGGACCTCATCGCCATCGTGAACATGTTGCAGAACAGCCTCTTCGGTGTACTGGGGGTTCCGAACGAACAGGAGATCATCACCAATGAGCCGATGATCCCGGTGATGTGCATGAACCCGCTGAACAACACCACATCGGACATGCCCATCTGGGGGCCCTAG
- a CDS encoding SpoIIE family protein phosphatase, whose amino-acid sequence MARLRMTIGRKIGMGFGLFIFFAALVLLLTNRTLERSRQINDEINQVYSPSVDALVRLRNLVVNAHMLVKHWALVESRPDAREKTSLVEVTGEDLPALLDRIDTLSANWDREEVELANRVFGEMDAMFLLHARIKEMLPDMESYSDPLIFLERNDLAEEGGPLDEQTDKVLADLDVLLAMQESKRRQLSSGMIRSFDSLKFFVLYLGMGLIAVGLIVAVVIIRGIVGPVQRLRTVLLGLGRGVFPRGRIRTGNDEIGEMTSALMGLIEGLKRTTDFSHAVAAGDFDADYKPLSEEDVLGHALLKMRAELGERERILEQKVRERTEEVVRQKEEVERQSRKVVELYKNVTDSIRYAKRLQESILPPERKIRELLPRSFVFYRPKDIVSGDFYWFERVADRTVFAAVDCTGHGVPGAFMSLVGHNGLNQAVRESDALRPSAILRALNRIAFDALHKDRDQSMVRDGMDMALCVYDPRTRTLDYAGANCPLYLVRDRDVIQYAPDKIPIGGFELHGQSFTDHRIQLQEGDVVYIFSDGYADQFGGPKGKKFLYRRFRELLVAISNEPLEAQKRALLEAFMDWKGAHEQVDDILVIGMRA is encoded by the coding sequence ATGGCCAGGCTGCGCATGACCATCGGCAGGAAGATCGGAATGGGCTTCGGCCTGTTCATCTTCTTCGCCGCCCTGGTCCTGTTGCTCACCAACCGCACCCTGGAGCGCAGCCGGCAGATCAACGACGAGATCAACCAGGTGTACAGCCCCAGCGTGGACGCCTTGGTGCGGTTGCGCAACCTGGTGGTGAACGCCCACATGCTCGTCAAGCACTGGGCCCTGGTGGAGAGCCGCCCGGACGCCCGCGAGAAGACCTCCCTGGTGGAGGTGACCGGCGAGGACCTGCCGGCGCTGCTGGACCGCATCGACACCCTGTCGGCCAACTGGGACCGCGAGGAGGTCGAACTGGCCAACCGCGTGTTCGGCGAGATGGACGCCATGTTCCTGCTGCATGCCCGAATCAAGGAGATGCTGCCGGACATGGAGAGCTACAGCGACCCGCTGATCTTCCTGGAGCGCAACGACCTGGCCGAGGAGGGCGGGCCCCTGGACGAGCAGACCGACAAGGTGCTGGCCGACCTCGATGTGCTGCTGGCCATGCAGGAGAGCAAGCGCCGCCAGCTGAGCAGCGGCATGATCCGGAGCTTTGACTCGCTGAAGTTCTTCGTGCTCTATCTGGGCATGGGCCTCATCGCCGTCGGCCTCATCGTGGCGGTGGTCATCATCCGGGGCATCGTGGGGCCCGTTCAGCGATTGCGCACGGTGCTCCTGGGCCTTGGCCGGGGCGTGTTCCCGCGGGGCCGCATCCGCACCGGCAACGACGAGATCGGTGAGATGACCAGCGCCCTCATGGGCCTGATCGAGGGCCTCAAGCGCACCACCGATTTCAGCCACGCCGTGGCCGCCGGCGATTTCGATGCGGACTACAAACCCCTGAGCGAGGAGGACGTCCTGGGCCACGCGCTGCTGAAGATGCGCGCCGAACTGGGTGAACGCGAGCGCATTCTGGAACAGAAGGTGCGTGAGCGCACGGAGGAGGTGGTGCGCCAGAAGGAGGAGGTGGAGCGCCAGAGCCGCAAGGTGGTGGAGCTGTACAAGAACGTCACCGACAGCATCCGCTATGCAAAGCGCCTGCAGGAATCCATCCTTCCGCCGGAGCGCAAGATCCGCGAACTGCTGCCGCGCTCCTTCGTCTTCTACCGTCCCAAGGACATCGTTTCTGGCGATTTCTACTGGTTCGAGCGGGTCGCCGACCGCACAGTGTTCGCCGCCGTGGATTGCACGGGCCACGGCGTCCCCGGCGCCTTCATGAGCCTGGTGGGCCACAACGGCCTCAACCAGGCGGTGCGCGAAAGCGATGCCCTGCGCCCCAGTGCCATCCTGCGTGCGCTGAACCGCATCGCCTTCGACGCCCTGCACAAGGACCGCGACCAGTCCATGGTGCGCGATGGCATGGACATGGCGCTCTGTGTCTACGACCCCCGAACGCGCACGCTCGACTATGCCGGGGCCAACTGTCCGCTATATCTGGTGCGCGATCGCGACGTGATCCAGTACGCCCCGGACAAGATCCCCATCGGCGGCTTCGAGCTCCACGGGCAATCCTTCACCGACCACCGCATCCAGCTGCAGGAGGGCGATGTCGTGTACATCTTCAGTGATGGGTACGCCGATCAGTTCGGCGGACCCAAGGGCAAGAAGTTCCTCTACCGCCGGTTCCGGGAGCTTCTCGTGGCCATCAGCAACGAACCGCTGGAGGCGCAGAAGCGCGCCCTGCTCGAAGCCTTCATGGATTGGAAGGGCGCCCACGAACAGGTGGACGACATCCTGGTGATCGGGATGCGCGCCTGA
- a CDS encoding YfiR family protein encodes MPTWAWRALMLLLVGPVLAAAPPQLDVEKDTTAIVQASYIYNIAKLVEWKDPGMSSGTFVIGVIGGANLYQELIKKYSTKAIGKQPIEVRKLPRSASIDRCHILFVGQSELALMPEIYRNLANKPTLIVTEYADALEDGAVANFVKVTSTLKYELSVTNARKHKLEVALTLKQLAHRVVE; translated from the coding sequence ATGCCGACCTGGGCGTGGCGCGCGCTGATGCTCCTGCTGGTGGGTCCTGTGCTGGCGGCGGCCCCGCCCCAGCTTGACGTGGAGAAGGACACCACGGCCATCGTGCAGGCCAGCTACATCTACAACATCGCCAAGCTGGTGGAATGGAAGGACCCGGGCATGAGCTCCGGCACCTTCGTGATCGGCGTGATCGGCGGTGCCAACCTGTACCAGGAGCTGATCAAGAAGTACAGCACGAAGGCCATCGGGAAGCAGCCCATCGAAGTGCGGAAGCTGCCTCGCTCGGCGAGCATCGATCGCTGCCATATCCTCTTCGTCGGCCAGTCAGAGCTGGCCTTGATGCCGGAGATCTACCGCAATCTGGCCAACAAGCCCACCCTCATCGTCACCGAGTATGCGGACGCCCTGGAGGACGGCGCGGTGGCCAACTTCGTGAAGGTGACCAGCACCCTGAAGTACGAGCTGAGCGTGACCAATGCGCGCAAGCACAAGCTGGAAGTGGCCCTGACCCTCAAACAACTGGCCCACCGCGTGGTGGAATGA